The sequence CCGCCGCCGTCGCCGCCAATATCGACCGCAGCCAGAACCTGCCCGAAAGCCGCCGCAAGTCGGAACTGGCCTCGATCACCGGGGTCGAGGTGGTCGATGACTACACGATCCGCTTCACCCTTGGCGCGCCTGATGCCACGCTGCTGGCCCAGTTCGCCGACCGTGCGGGCATGATGCTGTCGCCCACCGCCGCCGACGCGGCCGGCACCGATTTCGGCCTTGCGCCCGTGTGCTCCGGCCCGTTCAGCTTTGTCGAGCGGATCCAGCAGGACCGTATCGTGCTCGAGGCGTTCGACGACTACTGGAACGCCGATGCGATCAATTTCGACACGGTGACCTTCCTGCCGATCCCGGACACGACCGTGCGCCTCGCCAACTTGCGGGCCGGCGACCTCGACATGCTCGAGCGTCTGGCCGCCACCGATGTGGCGTCGGTCACGGCCGATGACGACCTGCTGATGGAACAGGCTGTGTCGCTCGGCTACCAGGGCATCACGATCAACGTGGCCAATGGCGAGGGCGCCGACAGCCCGATCGGGCAGAGCGAACTGGTGCGTCAGGCCCTGTCGCTGGCCATTGATCGCAACGTGATCAACCAGGTCGTTTTCGAAGGTGCCTTCGCCCCCGGCAACCAGCCCTTCCCCCCGACCTCGCCCTGGTACAACGACGCCTACCCCGTGCCCGAGCGCGACGTCGAGGCCGCCCGCGCCCTTCTGGAGGAAGCCGGCTATCCCGACGGTGTCGATATCGAGGTTCAGGTCGCCAACAACCCGGTGCAGTTGCAACTGATGCAGGTCGTGCAGGCCATGGCCGGTGAGGCCGGCATCCGGATCGACATCGTGGCCAAGGAATTCGCCACCCTGCTGTCCGACCAGTCGGCGGGCGCCTATACCGCCAGCCAGATCGGCTGGTCCGGCCGGGTCGATCCCGATGGCAACATCCACCAGTTCATGACAACCGATGGCGGGATCAACGACAGCGGCTATTCCAACCCCGAGGTGGATCGCCTGCTGAACGAGGCCCGCACCTCGACCGACATGGACACCCGTCGGGCAGCCTATAACGCCGCGCGCGACATCCTGATCGAGGATCTGCCGATCATCTACCTCTATCACGTGACGTGGATCTGGGCGCTGGACGACGCGATCGAGGGGTTCGTGCCCTATCCCGACGGGATGATCCGCCTCGAAGGCGTCAGCATGGCCGCCGAGTGATCGCGCGAGCCTGACCAAAGACCGGACCGTGCGGGGGCGCTTGTCCCGGCCCCGCACGGCCCACCGATTTTCCACGCCGCCTTCTGCCGCCCTTGCCCGGAGAGCCCACATGCTGGCCTTTATCGGACGCCGTATCCTGATCGCGATCCCGACGATCATCCTGATCTCGATCTTCGTCTTCGCCCTGCAAAAGATGCTGCCGGGCGACCCCGTGCTGGCCATGGCCGGCGAAGAGCGTGACCCCGAACTGATCGAGATGCTGCGCGAACGCTATCGGCTGAACGATCCGATCCCGGTGCAGTATTTCACATGGATCGGCAACGCGTTGCAGGGCGATCTGGGCATTTCGCTGCGCACCAACCAACCGGTGCTGGAACTGATCGGCCAGAAACTGCCCGTGACGCTGCAACTGGCCATCATGGCGCTGATCTTTGCCATCGTGATCGGTGTGCCCGCCGGGGTTCTCTCGGCCTACAAGAAAGGCACATGGATCGACTGGGTGGCCAATGTCGTGGCGCTGTCGGGCCTGTCGGTGCCGAATTTCTGGCTGGGGATCATGATGATCCTGCTCGTGTCGGTGCAACTGGGCTGGCTGCCCGCCTCGGGGTATCAACCCTTCTCCGACGGATCCGCTGCAATCCATCCGCACCATGCTGATGCCCGCCTTCGTGCTGGGCACGGCCCTGGCTGCAACGCTGATGCGCCACACCCGCTCGGCCATGCTGGGGGTGCTGAAATCCGACTATATCCGCACCGCGCGGGCCAAGGGCCTGTCCGAACGCATCGTGCTGATCAAGCACGCGCTCAGAAACGCCCTGGTTCCGATCGTGACCGTTACCAGCCTGATCTTCGGTGAACTCCTTGCCGGGGCCGTCCTGACCGAGCAGATCTTCACCATCCCCGGTTTCGGCAAACTGGTCGTAGATGCCGTGTTCAACCGCGACTACGCGGTGGTGCAGGGGATCGTTCTGTGTACCGGCGTCGCCTTCATCTTCATGAACCTCCTGGCCGACGTGGCCCAACGCATCCTGAACCCACGCATGAGGGACAAATGAGCGCGCTGACCGATCCGCAGATCACCGCCGCCGACCTGCCCAGGAAACGCAGCCGGTTCTGGACCAAGATGCGTGCCAACCCCGCCGCGCTGCTGGGGGCCTTTCTGGTGGCCTTCTTCTGCGCCGTGGCGCTGGCCGCCCCGATCCTGCCCATCGTCGAGCCGACGGCGACCGACTGGCTGGCCGTGCGGCAGGCCCCCTCTCTGACCCATCCGTTCGGCACCGTGAGATTGGGCGCGATGTGCTGTCGCGCATGGTCTGGGGCGCGCGCGCCTCGTTGCTGGCGGGGGTCGTGTCGGTTGCCATCGCGGTCTGCCTCGGTGTGCCGCTTGGGGTCATGGCGGGCTACATGGGCGGATGGACGGACGCCGCGATTTCCCGCGTGACCGAGGCGCTGCTGGCCGCGCCCTTCCTGATCCTCGCCATTGCGCTGGCGGCTTTCCTCGGGCCGAACCTGACGAATGCGATGATCGCCATCGGCCTGTCGGCCATGCCGATCTTCATCCGCCTGGCCCGCGCCCAGACCATGTCGGTCATGACCGAAGACTATGTCGAAAGCGCCCGTGCCGTGGGATTGCAGCCCTTTGTCCTGATCCGGCGTTACATCCTGCCCAACATCTTCCCGCCGATCCTTGTGCAGGCCACGCTGACCATTGCCACCGCCATCATCGCCGAGGCGTCGCTGTCCTTCCTCGGGCTGGGGCAGCAGCCGCCCGCGCCCTCCTGGGGGTCGATGCTGAACGTGGCCAAGAACTTCCTCGAACAGGCGCCCTGGATGGCGCTTTACCCCGGTGCCGCGATCTTCCTCGTGGTGCTTGGCTTCAACCTGCTGGGCGACGGTCTGCGCGACGCGCTGGACCCGCGTGACCATTGACCTGCCGATTTAGCAAGAACGGACCATTGCCATGACCTTTACCACCCGCCCCGAGATCAAGGGCACGTTCGGTGTCGTCGCCTCGACCCACTGGATCGCCTCGGCTGTCGGCATGAAGATCCTCGAGGAAGGCGGCAATGCCTTCGACGCCTCGGCCGCGATGGGCTTTGCCCTGTGCGTGGTCGAGCCGCATCTGAACGGCCCGCTTGGCGACATGCCGCTGATGATCCGCCCCACGGGCGATGCGACGCCGACGATGATCTGCGGTCAGGGCACCGCGCCCGCGGGGGCCACCATCGAACACTACAAGGCCGAGGGGCTGACGCTGATCCCCGGTTCGGGCCTGTTGGCGACGGTCGTGCCCGGTGCCTTCGGCGCATGGATGCTGATGCTGCGCGACCACGGGCAACTGCCGCTGCGCGCCATCCTCGAACCGGCGATCCACTACGCCCGCCATGGCCACCCCGTTCTGCCGCGCGTGGCCCATACGATCGCCGGGCTGGCCGATTTCTTCCGCGACGAATGGCCGACCTCTTACGCCACGTGGCTGCCGGGCGGCAACGCGCCCGAACCCGAAAGCCTGTTCAAGAACCCCGCGCTGGCCGACACGTGGACCCGCCTGTTGTCCGAGGCCGAGGCCGTCGATGGCCGCGAGGCCCAGATCCAGGCCGCGACCGATGCGTTCTACAAGGGCTTTGTCGCAGAGATGATCGACGACTACCTGCGCGACGCCTGCGTGATGGACGCCGCCGGCGGCCGCCGCAAGGGCGTGATGACCGGGCAGGACATGGCCGAGTGGTCCGCCACGAAAGAGGCCCCGCTGAGCGTCGATTACGAGGATTGGACCGTCTGGAAGGGCGGCACATGGACCCAAGGCCCCACCCTGCTGCAATCGCTCATGACGCTCTCGGGCGTGGATATCGCCGCGATGAACCTGAACGGGGCCGAGTTCGTGCATACCGTCACCGAGGCCATGAAGCTGAGCTTTGCCGACCGCGAGGCCTATTACGGCGACCCCGATCACACTGAAATCCCGGTCGAGACGCTGCTGTCGCCCGACTATGCCGCTACCCGCCGCGCCCAGATCGGGGCCAAGGCCTCGGACCAGCAGCGCCCGGGCGCGATCCCCGGTTTTGAGGCTTGGGCAGAGGCCGCGATAGACCGCGCAGGCCGTGATTTCGCGACCGGCCCCGGTGTCGGCGCGGGCGAGCCGACCATGGCCCACCTGACCGAACGGCGCGGCGACACGGTGCATATCGACGTCGTGGACCGCTGGGGCAACATGGTCTCGGCCACGCCCTCGGGCGGGTGGCTGCAATCCTCGCCCGTGGTGCCGGGGCTGGGCATGCCGCTCAACTCGCGCGCGCAAATGTTCTGGCTGGACGAGGGGCTGCCGACCTCTCTGGCGCCGGGTCGTCGCCCGCGCACCACGCTGTCGCCGTCGATGGCGGCAAAGCGTGACGGCTCTCTGGACCTGACCTTTGGCACGCCGGGCGGCGACCAGCAGGACCAGTGGCAGTTGATCTATTTCCTGCGGCTCGTGCATGGCGGGTTGAACCTGCAAGAGGCCATCGACGCGCCGCTGTTCCATACAGGGCATTTCCAGGCGTCCTTCTACCCGCGCGGCACCCGGCCCGCGCACCTGATGCTCGAGCCGAATTTCGGCACGGCGGTGATCGACGATCTGCGCGCCCGCGGCCACGACATCGAGGTCGCCGAACCTTGGACGGTCGGCCGCCTGACCGCCGCCTCGCGGGACCGCGCCGGGGTGCTGCGCGGCGCGGCAACACCCCGCCTCATGCAAGCCTATGCCATCGGCCGCTGAACGGGGGGCAACATGACCTATTCCATCGTGGCCCATGATGCCGAGACCGGCCAATACGGCGTTGCCGTGGCCAGCCGCTTTTTCGCCGTCGGCGCCCTTGTTCCCCATGTCCGGGGCGGCAAATGCGCCGTCGCCACGCAGGCCTTCGTCAGCCCGATCTGGGGCATCGAGGCCGCCGACCGCATGGCCGCGGGCGAGGCTGCGGCGGATGTCCTGGCCGATCTGGTGGCACGCGATGCGGGTCAGGCCATTCGCCAGATCCACATGATCGACAGTGCGGGGCGCATTGCGGCCCATACCGGCGCGGATTGCGTCGATTGGTGCGGCCATGTCGCGGGCGACGGCGTTTCGGTCGCAGGCAACATGCTGGCCGGGGCTGCGGTGATCGACGAGACGCTGGCGGCCTATCACGCGCATGGGCACCTGCCCCTGGCCGAACGCCTGATGACGGCGATGGAGGCCGGGGCTGCGGCGGGCGGCGACAAGCGCGGCACGCAATCGGCGGCGCTGGTGATCCACAGGACCGAGGATTACCCGTGGCTCAGCCTGCGCGCCGACGATCACCCCGATCCGCTTGCCGAACTGCGCCGTCTCCATGATGTGGCCTTTGAACGCTACGCCCACGTGGCCGAGGCGATGCCGACCCGCGCCAATTTCTCGGGCACGACGGATCGCACGGGGATCGACGCGGCGATCAAGGCGGCCGATGAAAAACGCAAGGCCGAGGGGCGGCCCAGCCGGTCCTTTGCCACGGATCTGGATGGCTGAGGCCCGACGATGGCACAAGCGGTCAACCGGGCTGGTGACACGCGGCACGCGGCGCTAGCCTTTTTTGGGGGGGCCGCATCACGCGGACAAGGAAGGGGAGAGACATGGAACAGACAATCGGAGCGTTGTTGCAGGCGCACGAGGCCGAGGCACCTGCGTTCGGGGCGCCGGGGCGCGATTGGCAAAGCTATGGCGGGTTGCGGGATCTGTCGGCCGGCGTTGCGGCCAGCCTGCATGCGGCAGGTGTCGGGCGCGGGGATCGGGTGGCCATCGTCTTGCCGAACGGGCCCGAAATGGCGGCGGCCTTTGTCACGGTGGCACAGGTGGCCACGACCTGCCCGCTGAACCCGGCCTACAAGGAGGACGAGTTCGCCTTCTACCTCGAAGATCTCAAGGCCAAGGCCATCATCCTTCTGGACAGCGAGGAGGGCCCGGCCCTGGCCGCTGCGCGCAAGCTGGACCTGACGGTCATCCGCCTGACGCCCGAGGCCGACCGCGCGGCGGGGGCCTTTACCCTGACGCCCGAGCGCAGCGCCGGCACCGCCGATCCCGCCGCCCCCGGCGCCGATGACGTGGCGCTGATCCTGCACACGTCGGGCACAACCTCGCGGCCCAAGATCGTCCCGCTGCTGCAGTCGAACCTGGCCGCCTCGGCACGCAATATCGGCACCTCTTTGGCTCTGACCCCGGCCGATCGTTGCCTGAACGTGATGCCGCTGTTCCATATCCACGGGCTGATTGCCGCCGTCTCGGCCACGTTGGCCGCGGGCGGGTCGGTCTGGTGCGCGCCGGGCTTCGACGCGCTGAAGTTCTTCGGCTGGATGAAAGAGGCGCGCCCGACCTGGTACACGGCGGTGCCGACCATGCACCAGGCGATCCTGGCCCGCGCCGCCCGCAATGCCGAGACCATCGCCGAGGTGCCGCTGCGCTTCCTGCGGTCGTCCTCGGCCTCGCTGCCCGGCCCGGTCATGGAACAACTGGCCCAGACCTTTGACGCCCCGGTGATCGAGGGCTACGGCATGACCGAGGCCACGCACCAGATGGCCTCGAACCCGCTGCCGCCGCGCGCGCAGAAACCCGGCTCGGTCGGGGTCGAGGCCGGGCCACTGGTGCGCATCGCCCATGAGGCGGAGGATCGCCTGATCGAGGACACCGGCGAGGTGGTGATCTCGGGGCCGAACGTGACGCCGGGCTACGAGGGCAACCCCGAGGCCAATGCCAAGTCCTTCTTCGAGGCCGAGGGCAAACGCTGGTTCCGCACCGGCGATCAGGGGCAGTTCGACAACGAGGGCTACCTGACCCTGACCGGCCGCCTGAAGGAGATCATCAACCGCGGCGGCGAAAAGGTCAGCCCGCTCGAGGTCGATGGCGTGCTGTCGGCGCATCCGGCCATCGCGCAGGTCGTCACCTTTGCCCTGCCCCACCCCAAGCTCGGCGAAGAGGTCGCCGCCGCCGTCGTGCTGCGCGAGGGTGCCGAGGCCGACGAGGCCGCGATCCGGGCCTTCGCGGGCGAACGGCTGGCCGCCTTCAAGGTGCCGCGCAAGGTCGTCATCCTCGACGAGATCCCGAAAGGCGCCACCGGCAAGTTGCAGCGCATCGGCCTGGCCGAGAAACTGGGCCTGGCGGGGGGTGTCGGCGCATGAAGATCTGCATCTTCGGCGCCGGGGCCATCGGCGGTTACATGGGCGCAAAACTGGCGCAGGCCGGGGCCGATGTCAGCCTAGTGGCGCGCGGACCCCACCTGGCCGCGATGAAGGCAAACGGCCTGACCCTGATCGAGGAGAGCGGCACCAGCAACGTGTCCGTCACCGCCTCGGACGACGCCGCCGATCTGGGCGTGCAGGATTACGTGATCGTCACGCTCAAGGCGCATTCCGTGCCCCCCGTGGTCTCGAAAATGCAGCCGCTGATCGGGCCGGACACGACCATCGTTTCGGGCGTGAACGGTGTGCCGTGGTGGTATTTCCACAAGATCGGCGGCCCGCTCGAGGGCACGCGCCTGGCCACCGTCGATCCCGGCGATGCGCAGTGGGACGGCTTCGGCCCCGACCGCGTGCTGGGCTGCGTCGTCTACCCCGCAGCCGAGGTCTCGGAACCCGGCGTGATCCGCCATATCGAGGGCAATCGGTTCTCGCTCGGCGAACCCGACGGCTCGAAATCGGAGCGTGCGATGGCGCTGTCCAAGGCACTCGGCGCGGCCGGGCTGAAAGCGCCGGTGCGCCCGCGCCTGCGCGACGAGATCTGGGTCAAGCTTTGGGGCAACCTGTCCTTCAACCCGATCTCGGCACTGACCCACGCGACGCTCGATGTGCTCTGCACCGATCCGGGCACCCGCGCCGTGGCCCGCAACATGATGCTCGAAGCGCAGGAGATCGCCGAGAAACTGGGCGTGAAATTCCCCATCGACGTGGACCGCCGCATCGACGGCGGCGCCGCCGTGGGCGCGCATCGCACCTCGATGCTGCAGGACCTCGAGGCCGGTCGCCCGATGGAAATCGACGCGCTGTTGGGATCGGTGCAGGAGCTTGGCCGGATCACCGAGACGCAGACGCCGACCATCGATGCGGTGCTGGCGCTGATCGCCTTGCGCGGGCGTGTTGCAGGGCTTTACGGCTAGGCAGACCACGCGCGCGGGTCGAACCGGATTGCCAAAAACGACCGGATCAAGGACCGGCCGCGGCGCAACGGCGATGGCGTCACGAGCGCCTGAGCGACACCAGCGCCCAATCGGCAAAATCGGACATGACCCGGCCCGCCGCCGTATCGAAGGCCGCTACAAGATCGGCATCTTCGAGCGTGGGGGCCATCGCGCTTGTCGCGAAACTGCGGCTGGCGACGATGCGCACATTGCGCTCGCGCACGATGCGCACGATCATCCGAACGTCCACACGCGCGCTGTCGCCCTCGGGCAGCGGGGTGGCCTGGAAATCGACCAGTTCCGTGACCACCGCGAAATCCCCGCCGGCCCCGAGGGGGCGACGGCCCACATACCGGATCGCCTGTGTGGCATCGAGCGTGCGCAACATCAGCGTCTGCACCATGACCGGAGCTTCCTCGCTCCAGCGGATGCCGGGCAGGTAACTGGCGGCCAGGGCATCGGGGCGGATCATGATCCGATCTGTCTGCAATGCGCCACTGGTGGTCGGAACCTCGATGATCACATCGGCGGCAATCCGGCGTCCGGGCGCGATCGGCGCGTCCGTGGGGGCGCGCAACTCATAGACATCCAGCGCCTCGGTCGCATCCCCGAGCGCCGACAACGCCCCGCAGGACGCCAGCGCCGTCACCGCCAGCCCCAGCAGCAGAACACGGATGGTTTGGACAAGCTGCATCTGTCGTTACCTTCTGAATTCCGGCACATCCTGGTTCAGCAGAAAACGGGCGGGGTCGCGCCCGATCTGCTGCGTCAGCCGGTCGAGATTGGCAATCAATGTCCGCGTCTCCTGCGCCAGACGCGCAAACAGCGGCAGCGACGTGGTCGTGAATTCTCTCACCCCCGGCTCGGCGCCGTCCACCAGCGTCTGCAACCGCGCAAAGGTGTCGAGGGCGACCTGGCTGGCCGCGCGGATATCGGCGGTAATCGCCGGCAGATCATCCGAGACCTCGCCCACGGCCCCGCTCAACCCTTCGACCGTTTGCGTCAACTCGGCCACCAAGCCCGAGAGGTCCTCGTTGATCAGGGCATCCGCGCCGGTAAAGGCACTTTCGGCCGCCACCAGCGTGCGTTCGCCGGTCTCGAGCGCGCCGTTGATCGCGGTCAGCGTCGTGTTGGCATTGGCGAAGGTCTCGGTCACCTGCGTCATGGTCGTCTCGGCCGTCGCGACGACGTCGGCCACGCCCGACGTGGCCGTCTCGAGATCCGTTCCGACGCGGTCGAGCACCTCGCGCGCATTCTCGACCGCGGCGCGGATATCGGACACCACAAGGGGCAGATCCGTCTCCGCCACGATCCGCATGCTGTCGATCACTTCGGTCGCCGCGACGACGGCCTGCCGGGTTTCCGCGACAAGGGCCGTGCCCTCGCCTTCGATGAACCCGTCGATCCGCGTCGCCGTGGCCTCGACCGCGGTGGCCGAACTGTCCAGCGTCGCCAAGAGCGTGTTGGCCCGTACAAGGGTTTCCTCGGCCTCGGCAAGGCGTTGCGTGGCCGTCTCCCCCGTTGCGCCAAGGGTGACCATCAGCGCGCTGGCATCGCTGCGCAGCAGGGCCAGTTCCTCGCGCAGGCTGGTCAACGTATCCTCGATCCCCGAGGTCGCCAGGGTCAGATCCTCGGCGATGTAGCGCTCGGCCTCGGTGACGACCCCCTGGACGGAATCGAGCGTGTTCGTCCCGCTGGCCACGATGCCCGTCGCCTGATCGGCCAGCAGGTCGATGGAGATCAGCGTTTCATCCGCCGAGCGCAGCACCACCGCCAGATCGCGCGTCAGGGTATCGAGGGTGGTGTTGAACCGGCTGATCTGCGCGGTGAACTGATCGACGGTGCCCGCCACCCCCGAAAACCCCTCGAGCGTGGTGGCAAGTTCGCCCGATGCCTGTTCGGCATTGGCAAGGATGCGTTCCAGTCGCTGCGCATTCTCGCCCCGGAACAGATCGCCGACCTGTTGCACGACCAGCAGGGTTTCGGAGACCAGTTCGGGCGCATCCTCGGACAGCGATTGGAGAACGGACCGGCCGGCCTCGATCTCGGGCACGTCCCGGTCGCTGGTGGGGCGCAACAGGGGCGCATCCGGCGTGCCCGGCCCGATCCCGACAAAGGCCACCCCGGTCACGCCCTGCGCCTCGATCGTGGCGATGCTGTCGGTGCGCACCGGCGTGTCGGCCGCTACCTCGACCCGGACGGTGATCGTGCCGTCGCCCTCGGGCGACAGGTCGACATCCACAACCTGCCCGACGGGCAGGCCGCTGAACCGCACATCCGAGGCGGCGCTGAGCCCCGCCACCGAGGTGAACCGGATATCGTAATAGGCGAACTGGCGATCCAGCTCGATCCGGGCGAACCACAGAAAGAACCCCAGCAGCCCAAGCGCGCCCGCAATCGTGAACAGGCCGATCAGGATATAGTTGGCTTTCGTTTCCACCTAGCCGGTTTCCCCCGATCCGGTTGACGTGCTGGCCGCAAGCGCGGCGCGCGCCCTCGGCCCGTGAAAATAGGCGCGCACCCAAGGATGATCGACCGACAGCATGTCCTGCATCGTCCCGGTCACGAGCACCTTGCGATCCGACAGCACCGCGATGCGGTCGCACACCGCATGCAACGTGCGAGGTCGTGGGTCACCAGAAAGACCGTTAGGCCAAGCGACCGGCTGAGTCCACGGATCAACTGATCGAACTCGGCCGCGCCGATCGGGTCGAGGCCCGCCGTCGGCTCGTCGAGAAACACGATCTCGGGATCCAGCGCCAGGGCACGGGCCAGCCCGGCCCGTTTTCGCATCCCCCCCGACAGCTCCGAGGGGTATTTGTCGCCGGCGATATAGGGCAGCCCGACCATCGAGATTTTCAGATCGGCCAGCGCGCGCACGGTGTCGGGCGGCAGGCCCGGGACGCCCTTCAACGGCACCTCCACGTTTTCGCGTACGGTGAGCGAGGAAAACAGCGCGCCGTCCTGAAACAGGATGCCCCACCGCGTCTCGAGGCGCGTGCGGTCCTCGGACCCGGTCTCGTCCAGCACGGCGCCCAGCACGGTGATCTGGCCCGCCGCCGGCGATTGCAACCCGGCGATGGACCGCAGCAGCACCGATTTGCCCGTCCCCGATCCGCCCACGATGCCCAGGATCTCGCCGCGATAGACGTCCAGATCCAACCCCTCATGCACGACATGGCTGCCGAACTGGTTGCGCAGGCCGCGCACGCGAATGACGATATCCTCGGGGTCACGGCCCATGATCATATGCCCATCTGCGCGAAAAACACCGAGAACACCGCGTCGGCCACGATCACCGCAAAGATGGCCGCCACGACTGCCTTCGAGGTCTGCCGACCCAGGGATTCGGCATTGCTCTTGACCTGCATGCCGGCATGGCAGCCGATCACCCCGATGATCAGGGCAAAGACCGGCGCCTTGACCATGCCCACGACGAGGTGTTTGACATCCGTGCCTTCGATCAGGCGCGTGCGGAACATCTCGGGCGAGATACCAAGCTCGACCCAGGACATCAAAGCCCCCCCGAACAGACCCGACAGATTCGCGATACCGCCGAGGATCGGCAACATCAGCAGCAGCGCCAGGATGCGCGGCACGAACAGCACCGTGGCGGGATCGAGGCCGAGGGTCCGCATCGCGTCGATCTCCTCTCGCATCTTCATCGAGCCGATCGCCGCGGTAAAGGCCGAGGCCGTGCGTCCGGCGACGATGATCGCCGTCAGCAGGATGCCCAACTCGCGCAGGATGGAGACGGCGATCAGATCGACGACAAAGACCTCGGCCCCGAACTGTCGCAATTGAGACGCGCCCTGAAAGGCAAGGACGACGCCGATGAGGAACGACATCAGCGCCACGATGGGCACCGCCCTCAGGCCGACATCCTCGCAATGATGCACAAGCGCGGTCAGCCGAAACGCACGCGGGCGGACCAGCGCCCGCCCCAGCCGCGCCAGGAACAGACCCAGATACCCGATGAGGGACAAGAGATACGCCGCCCCCTGGGCCACGGCCTGCCCGACCCGCGCCGCCAGATCGGCCAGCCCGCCCTTGTGCGGCGGCTCAACGGCAACGACGGGCCACGCCTTGTCGACCCGCTCAAGCAGGCTGGCGGCCTCGGGGCGGGCGTTTCGGATCGTGATCGTTCCACCCGTGGCCTCGATCCGGCGTCTGGCATCCAGCAGCGCCCAGCCCCCTGCCGTGTCGAGACGGGTCACCGCGGCCAGGTCGATCGCGACGCTGCGCCCGGCCCCGACCCCGCGAAGAACAGGCACAACCTTGCCGAGCGCATGGATCGTCAGCGGCCCCGACACCGTCAGGGTCGTGCCGGTCCCGTCCTCGGACGACGTGATCTGCGTTTCGGAATCTGCCGACACCGCGGGACCTCCATCTGAGCGGCACGCATTCTGTGATTGGCGCGACCCTTGGGCCGCATCACGTCCGCCGGGACGCACCCGGTCGCGTGCGCCATCGCATCGCCGGTCATCCTA comes from Roseibacterium elongatum DSM 19469 and encodes:
- a CDS encoding ABC transporter substrate-binding protein, which translates into the protein MKTTKSVMLALAAGLMATAVQAQDLRIGLQDDPDVLDPDQSRTFVGRIVYASLCDKLVDITPDLEIVPQLATGWEWSEDGLQLTMTLREGVVFHDGTPFDAAAVAANIDRSQNLPESRRKSELASITGVEVVDDYTIRFTLGAPDATLLAQFADRAGMMLSPTAADAAGTDFGLAPVCSGPFSFVERIQQDRIVLEAFDDYWNADAINFDTVTFLPIPDTTVRLANLRAGDLDMLERLAATDVASVTADDDLLMEQAVSLGYQGITINVANGEGADSPIGQSELVRQALSLAIDRNVINQVVFEGAFAPGNQPFPPTSPWYNDAYPVPERDVEAARALLEEAGYPDGVDIEVQVANNPVQLQLMQVVQAMAGEAGIRIDIVAKEFATLLSDQSAGAYTASQIGWSGRVDPDGNIHQFMTTDGGINDSGYSNPEVDRLLNEARTSTDMDTRRAAYNAARDILIEDLPIIYLYHVTWIWALDDAIEGFVPYPDGMIRLEGVSMAAE
- a CDS encoding ABC transporter permease, which produces MPAFVLGTALAATLMRHTRSAMLGVLKSDYIRTARAKGLSERIVLIKHALRNALVPIVTVTSLIFGELLAGAVLTEQIFTIPGFGKLVVDAVFNRDYAVVQGIVLCTGVAFIFMNLLADVAQRILNPRMRDK
- a CDS encoding ABC transporter permease translates to MLSRMVWGARASLLAGVVSVAIAVCLGVPLGVMAGYMGGWTDAAISRVTEALLAAPFLILAIALAAFLGPNLTNAMIAIGLSAMPIFIRLARAQTMSVMTEDYVESARAVGLQPFVLIRRYILPNIFPPILVQATLTIATAIIAEASLSFLGLGQQPPAPSWGSMLNVAKNFLEQAPWMALYPGAAIFLVVLGFNLLGDGLRDALDPRDH
- a CDS encoding gamma-glutamyltransferase family protein, whose amino-acid sequence is MTFTTRPEIKGTFGVVASTHWIASAVGMKILEEGGNAFDASAAMGFALCVVEPHLNGPLGDMPLMIRPTGDATPTMICGQGTAPAGATIEHYKAEGLTLIPGSGLLATVVPGAFGAWMLMLRDHGQLPLRAILEPAIHYARHGHPVLPRVAHTIAGLADFFRDEWPTSYATWLPGGNAPEPESLFKNPALADTWTRLLSEAEAVDGREAQIQAATDAFYKGFVAEMIDDYLRDACVMDAAGGRRKGVMTGQDMAEWSATKEAPLSVDYEDWTVWKGGTWTQGPTLLQSLMTLSGVDIAAMNLNGAEFVHTVTEAMKLSFADREAYYGDPDHTEIPVETLLSPDYAATRRAQIGAKASDQQRPGAIPGFEAWAEAAIDRAGRDFATGPGVGAGEPTMAHLTERRGDTVHIDVVDRWGNMVSATPSGGWLQSSPVVPGLGMPLNSRAQMFWLDEGLPTSLAPGRRPRTTLSPSMAAKRDGSLDLTFGTPGGDQQDQWQLIYFLRLVHGGLNLQEAIDAPLFHTGHFQASFYPRGTRPAHLMLEPNFGTAVIDDLRARGHDIEVAEPWTVGRLTAASRDRAGVLRGAATPRLMQAYAIGR
- a CDS encoding DUF1028 domain-containing protein, which gives rise to MTYSIVAHDAETGQYGVAVASRFFAVGALVPHVRGGKCAVATQAFVSPIWGIEAADRMAAGEAAADVLADLVARDAGQAIRQIHMIDSAGRIAAHTGADCVDWCGHVAGDGVSVAGNMLAGAAVIDETLAAYHAHGHLPLAERLMTAMEAGAAAGGDKRGTQSAALVIHRTEDYPWLSLRADDHPDPLAELRRLHDVAFERYAHVAEAMPTRANFSGTTDRTGIDAAIKAADEKRKAEGRPSRSFATDLDG
- a CDS encoding acyl--CoA ligase, which codes for MEQTIGALLQAHEAEAPAFGAPGRDWQSYGGLRDLSAGVAASLHAAGVGRGDRVAIVLPNGPEMAAAFVTVAQVATTCPLNPAYKEDEFAFYLEDLKAKAIILLDSEEGPALAAARKLDLTVIRLTPEADRAAGAFTLTPERSAGTADPAAPGADDVALILHTSGTTSRPKIVPLLQSNLAASARNIGTSLALTPADRCLNVMPLFHIHGLIAAVSATLAAGGSVWCAPGFDALKFFGWMKEARPTWYTAVPTMHQAILARAARNAETIAEVPLRFLRSSSASLPGPVMEQLAQTFDAPVIEGYGMTEATHQMASNPLPPRAQKPGSVGVEAGPLVRIAHEAEDRLIEDTGEVVISGPNVTPGYEGNPEANAKSFFEAEGKRWFRTGDQGQFDNEGYLTLTGRLKEIINRGGEKVSPLEVDGVLSAHPAIAQVVTFALPHPKLGEEVAAAVVLREGAEADEAAIRAFAGERLAAFKVPRKVVILDEIPKGATGKLQRIGLAEKLGLAGGVGA
- a CDS encoding 2-dehydropantoate 2-reductase, coding for MKICIFGAGAIGGYMGAKLAQAGADVSLVARGPHLAAMKANGLTLIEESGTSNVSVTASDDAADLGVQDYVIVTLKAHSVPPVVSKMQPLIGPDTTIVSGVNGVPWWYFHKIGGPLEGTRLATVDPGDAQWDGFGPDRVLGCVVYPAAEVSEPGVIRHIEGNRFSLGEPDGSKSERAMALSKALGAAGLKAPVRPRLRDEIWVKLWGNLSFNPISALTHATLDVLCTDPGTRAVARNMMLEAQEIAEKLGVKFPIDVDRRIDGGAAVGAHRTSMLQDLEAGRPMEIDALLGSVQELGRITETQTPTIDAVLALIALRGRVAGLYG
- a CDS encoding ABC-type transport auxiliary lipoprotein family protein is translated as MQLVQTIRVLLLGLAVTALASCGALSALGDATEALDVYELRAPTDAPIAPGRRIAADVIIEVPTTSGALQTDRIMIRPDALAASYLPGIRWSEEAPVMVQTLMLRTLDATQAIRYVGRRPLGAGGDFAVVTELVDFQATPLPEGDSARVDVRMIVRIVRERNVRIVASRSFATSAMAPTLEDADLVAAFDTAAGRVMSDFADWALVSLRRS